One Candidatus Aquicultor sp. DNA segment encodes these proteins:
- a CDS encoding glycosyltransferase family 2 protein, producing MRNYAAKEEVAPVQGSLEQPIISIVIPVYNEEGFLPTAIPDICAQLHTTDVAYELILCENGSTDNTIGIARALKEEYDGVRVLSIDHADYGRAMRAGMLAARAPYTIIFDVDYYSIDFLREALPLLESYDIVIASKLAPGTDDRRSIFRKLITRSFSKVIRMAFSTKTTETHGIKAFRTDTVLPVIERTQLAKDLFDTELIIRAERSGLAIKELPITVEERRPARSSIFKRIPRTVVGLGLLRYYLWKER from the coding sequence ATGAGAAATTACGCGGCGAAAGAAGAGGTTGCGCCTGTGCAGGGTAGCCTTGAACAGCCGATTATATCGATTGTGATACCGGTCTATAACGAAGAGGGATTTCTCCCAACTGCAATCCCCGATATTTGCGCTCAGCTGCACACCACCGATGTCGCATATGAACTCATCCTGTGCGAAAACGGCAGCACCGATAACACGATCGGTATCGCCCGGGCGCTCAAGGAAGAGTACGATGGTGTGCGCGTTCTCTCTATCGACCATGCGGATTACGGGCGGGCGATGCGGGCTGGGATGCTGGCCGCGCGGGCGCCGTACACCATCATCTTTGATGTAGATTACTACAGCATCGATTTCTTGCGGGAGGCGCTTCCGCTGCTCGAATCATATGATATCGTGATTGCTTCAAAGCTTGCGCCGGGGACGGACGACCGGCGAAGCATATTTCGCAAGCTTATCACGCGCAGCTTCAGTAAGGTAATAAGGATGGCCTTTAGCACGAAAACAACTGAAACGCACGGTATAAAAGCATTTCGAACGGATACGGTATTGCCTGTTATCGAGCGCACGCAACTTGCCAAGGATTTATTCGATACAGAACTCATTATTCGCGCAGAGAGGAGCGGCCTGGCCATAAAAGAGCTTCCAATCACTGTCGAAGAGAGGCGTCCGGCAAGATCGAGCATATTCAAGCGAATCCCGCGAACCGTTGTTGGGCTAGGATTACTACGTTACTACCTGTGGAAAGAACGCTAA
- a CDS encoding 6-pyruvoyl-tetrahydropterin synthase-related protein — protein MLSATTTAGGDTGAHHYVASYLIHNLLPQGRITGWSPGWYAGFPMLTFYFPLGFLFIALFSTVVKYQIAFKLGTVLGIFLLPPATYGAFRALKFKFPLPIIAAAFTLPFLFMESFSIYGANILSTLAGEFNFSLSFALSILFMALLYRDVTDEKFRVSTAVTLGLVALSHVVTTMVVIIISSYYLLYRWNLKRYAILAGVFALGFALSALWAIPFAANIGYTAHMQWDQLSGINEILPPPIRPFLILTIIGVIGALARHDKRTFLFVWALAVTGALFFMLPPGRLWNGRVLPYFYFFVFVWAAYGVWFLRRALAYLFHDFTGLPRRYAEYVVAIAAIALLAANIYSSTGVAATWIKWNYSGFEGKAHWSSFNRINQYIKSLPPGRVMVEHSQKIDAFGTPRAFELLPYFANHPTMEGTLMEASYTAPFHFVNQAELSKEPSYAILGVDYPLLDVDKGVRHMQLLNIGYFLAISDVVKKSADKNPHLTLLKKFSVPDTDMKYSLYKVQTDGYVTIPRFKPVLVKTNNWRDTALAWYARPDLLDMPLIDKTQAESLATTYKTVRSNLKGSLPLEAEAVGTVSGVKLTDNTLEFNTNRIGVPHIIKISYFPNWKVEGADGPYLASPSVMMVVPRQQHVRLYYGTTFADTAGALISDAAWTFVVIYGFVFASRRIFAWRTQRNGAESEVPTDVDEMPSDIPEDRSEGSYA, from the coding sequence ATGCTCTCTGCGACGACAACGGCCGGTGGGGATACCGGCGCACACCATTATGTCGCAAGCTATCTTATTCACAACCTGCTACCGCAGGGACGGATAACCGGATGGTCGCCCGGATGGTACGCGGGGTTTCCAATGCTCACCTTCTACTTCCCGCTCGGATTTCTATTCATCGCGCTTTTCAGCACGGTGGTCAAATATCAAATAGCGTTTAAGCTGGGAACGGTGCTTGGCATATTTTTACTACCACCGGCAACCTACGGTGCATTTCGAGCGCTTAAATTCAAGTTCCCGCTGCCGATTATCGCCGCCGCTTTTACGCTCCCGTTTCTGTTTATGGAAAGTTTTTCGATCTACGGCGCAAACATACTCTCAACGCTTGCAGGTGAATTCAACTTTTCACTCAGCTTCGCGCTGTCGATCCTGTTCATGGCGCTTCTTTACCGCGACGTCACCGATGAAAAATTCCGTGTGTCTACCGCGGTTACGCTCGGTCTGGTTGCGCTCTCGCACGTCGTTACCACCATGGTGGTAATAATTATCTCGTCATATTACCTGCTATATCGCTGGAATCTGAAACGGTATGCGATCCTCGCCGGTGTGTTTGCGCTGGGATTTGCTTTGAGTGCGCTCTGGGCGATTCCGTTTGCCGCGAACATCGGCTACACCGCGCACATGCAGTGGGATCAATTGAGCGGTATCAACGAGATATTGCCGCCCCCGATCCGGCCGTTTCTCATACTAACAATCATCGGTGTCATCGGCGCGCTGGCGCGGCACGATAAGCGCACGTTCTTGTTTGTATGGGCGCTAGCCGTTACCGGTGCGCTTTTTTTTATGCTACCGCCGGGGCGCCTGTGGAACGGAAGGGTGTTGCCGTATTTCTACTTTTTCGTCTTTGTGTGGGCGGCATACGGTGTATGGTTTTTACGGCGCGCGCTCGCCTATCTCTTCCACGATTTTACCGGCCTGCCCAGGCGTTATGCTGAGTACGTCGTGGCAATTGCGGCCATTGCACTGCTGGCCGCCAATATTTATAGTTCAACCGGCGTTGCGGCTACGTGGATAAAATGGAACTACTCGGGCTTTGAGGGCAAGGCGCACTGGTCGAGCTTTAACCGGATCAACCAGTACATTAAAAGCTTGCCGCCGGGCCGCGTCATGGTCGAGCATTCGCAGAAGATCGATGCGTTCGGCACGCCCCGTGCGTTCGAATTGCTGCCGTATTTCGCAAACCATCCCACCATGGAAGGTACGCTCATGGAGGCATCGTATACGGCGCCGTTTCACTTCGTTAACCAGGCCGAGCTTTCAAAGGAACCGAGCTATGCAATCCTTGGCGTTGACTATCCCCTGCTCGATGTCGATAAGGGCGTTCGGCACATGCAGCTCTTAAATATCGGCTACTTTCTCGCCATCTCGGATGTAGTTAAGAAAAGCGCCGATAAAAATCCGCACCTTACGTTGCTTAAGAAGTTTTCGGTGCCCGATACCGATATGAAGTACTCGCTCTATAAAGTACAAACCGACGGCTATGTGACGATTCCCCGGTTTAAACCGGTGCTCGTAAAGACGAACAACTGGCGCGACACCGCGCTTGCCTGGTACGCCCGCCCCGATCTACTCGATATGCCGTTAATCGACAAAACTCAGGCAGAATCGCTTGCTACAACATATAAAACAGTGCGGAGTAATTTAAAAGGGAGCCTTCCGCTGGAGGCGGAAGCTGTCGGCACAGTTTCCGGTGTCAAACTCACCGACAACACGCTCGAGTTCAACACCAATCGTATTGGTGTTCCGCATATAATAAAGATCTCGTATTTTCCGAATTGGAAAGTTGAAGGCGCCGACGGGCCGTACCTCGCTTCTCCGTCGGTTATGATGGTTGTCCCCCGGCAGCAGCATGTTCGCCTCTACTACGGCACAACGTTTGCCGATACCGCCGGGGCGCTGATTTCGGATGCTGCCTGGACATTTGTTGTGATCTACGGCTTTGTGTTTGCAAGCAGGCGCATTTTCGCATGGCGTACTCAGCGCAACGGCGCTGAAAGCGAAGTGCCGACCGATGTGGATGAAATGCCGTCGGATATCCCCGAGGATAGGTCGGAAGGGAGCTATGCGTAG
- a CDS encoding DUF2079 domain-containing protein, with product MTWFTVRNGSLEKLPDIGWPDNIAADWLVDQLAMHDGILPERLLGFGEWEDGALHGLYALDREGSLVVLAIAQQTCTKAHAIAAAEHAWNLRNMDAAELNSIAKGYFAAKGIDAQELALMHQETFSLKHALQHWKFNCDQRLIMLTPGYTEAARTSLAWRRFELSIEAYMVRFSDVEGRQLAVIDADTTLSGNALVSLPWLLINAPVSKLRRLRNRTTRGGRGTHRATNAGESRTADNGDKATGSADSNDAADDSDCDHDGGGRVQAAITRRPVDMVLAATGWFDSLNERWLYAILGSFIGLYIVVYSYLTVINHQNFGSFGFDLGIFDQGVWLLSQGAAPFITVRGLHLFGDHLSLILLLIAPLYKVWADARLLLILQTIALALGAVPVFLLARARLKNAALALSIAVSYLLYPALQWVNFDQFHPESFAAPSLLFALYFANQSRYLWFSIAAGIALLTKEDMALVVALMGIYIALRYNRKAGIATSAVAVVWFVIGLKLILPLFNGAGFFYIENFSRFGQTPTEVVMNSITHPGLLLSTVTQGSKLTYLTQLLAPVLFLPLVAIGLFAVCSPTLFSNLVSQQGYMDSIQYHYAAAIIPFVFAASIAAFKKLDLSETTMRMSAIGVLAAALVANILVSPSPLSQNFAKGYWNLSNERRATIEAAVAKIPSNAVVSAQYYLVPHLAHRERIYEFPNPFAVQNWGVQGEHPASVQSIEYVIVDKRNLPDQQQLIFARLAAAGFSERFNKEDIVVLSRK from the coding sequence ATGACGTGGTTTACCGTTCGCAACGGCTCGCTTGAAAAATTGCCCGACATAGGATGGCCTGATAATATTGCCGCCGACTGGCTTGTTGACCAGCTGGCAATGCACGACGGAATTTTGCCGGAACGTCTGCTCGGCTTCGGCGAATGGGAAGACGGGGCACTGCACGGCCTGTACGCACTTGACCGTGAAGGTTCCCTCGTTGTGCTGGCGATAGCACAGCAAACATGTACGAAGGCTCATGCTATTGCCGCCGCAGAGCATGCATGGAACTTGCGGAATATGGACGCGGCCGAGCTCAATTCGATAGCCAAAGGATACTTTGCAGCAAAAGGAATAGACGCCCAAGAATTAGCCCTGATGCACCAGGAAACTTTTTCACTAAAACATGCATTGCAGCATTGGAAATTTAATTGCGACCAGCGGCTCATTATGCTCACGCCAGGCTATACGGAAGCGGCTCGAACATCACTTGCCTGGCGCAGGTTCGAGCTTTCGATTGAAGCGTACATGGTGCGCTTTTCCGACGTTGAGGGTAGGCAGCTGGCAGTAATCGATGCCGACACAACGCTTTCCGGGAACGCGTTGGTGTCACTGCCGTGGCTCCTCATCAACGCGCCCGTATCGAAACTGCGCCGCCTACGCAACCGCACCACTCGCGGGGGCCGGGGTACACACCGCGCTACTAATGCCGGCGAAAGCCGGACTGCGGATAACGGTGATAAGGCAACCGGTAGTGCTGACAGCAATGATGCAGCAGATGACAGTGACTGTGACCATGATGGCGGGGGCCGGGTTCAAGCAGCTATAACCAGACGACCGGTGGATATGGTGCTTGCTGCTACCGGTTGGTTTGACTCGCTTAACGAACGCTGGCTCTATGCGATACTCGGTAGTTTTATCGGCTTATATATAGTCGTATACTCATATCTTACTGTAATTAACCATCAAAACTTCGGTTCGTTTGGCTTTGACCTTGGTATCTTCGACCAGGGAGTGTGGCTCTTAAGCCAAGGGGCAGCGCCATTTATAACCGTCCGCGGGCTCCACCTCTTTGGCGATCATCTCTCGCTGATTCTGCTTCTTATCGCCCCTCTCTATAAGGTTTGGGCCGATGCCAGGTTGCTTCTAATTCTGCAGACAATTGCGCTCGCGTTGGGGGCGGTTCCCGTATTTCTACTAGCCCGAGCGAGGCTTAAAAATGCTGCGCTCGCACTCTCGATTGCAGTATCGTATTTGCTATACCCGGCACTTCAATGGGTTAATTTCGATCAGTTTCATCCGGAGAGCTTTGCTGCGCCGAGCTTGCTGTTTGCGTTGTACTTCGCCAACCAATCACGCTACCTGTGGTTCTCTATAGCTGCCGGTATCGCGTTGCTTACAAAAGAGGATATGGCGCTCGTCGTAGCGCTCATGGGTATTTATATCGCACTGCGCTATAATCGCAAAGCCGGTATCGCCACGTCGGCCGTTGCGGTTGTCTGGTTTGTCATCGGGTTGAAATTGATTTTACCGCTTTTTAACGGCGCCGGTTTTTTCTACATTGAAAACTTCTCGCGTTTCGGGCAAACACCAACCGAGGTTGTGATGAATTCGATCACCCATCCCGGGTTGCTCCTCTCCACGGTGACGCAAGGAAGCAAACTTACCTACCTTACGCAGCTTCTTGCACCGGTTCTCTTTCTACCATTGGTTGCAATCGGGCTCTTTGCAGTCTGTTCACCTACGCTATTTTCAAACTTGGTCAGCCAGCAAGGCTATATGGACTCGATTCAATATCACTACGCGGCAGCCATTATTCCGTTTGTATTTGCCGCCAGCATTGCCGCTTTTAAGAAACTCGACCTATCCGAAACGACCATGCGAATGAGCGCTATCGGCGTTTTGGCGGCAGCGCTGGTGGCAAATATTCTTGTCAGCCCATCCCCGCTTTCGCAAAACTTCGCAAAAGGCTACTGGAACCTTTCCAACGAGCGGCGAGCGACAATCGAAGCTGCGGTGGCAAAAATCCCAAGCAATGCGGTGGTAAGCGCCCAGTATTACCTCGTACCTCACCTCGCGCATCGGGAGCGCATTTATGAGTTTCCGAACCCGTTTGCCGTGCAGAACTGGGGCGTTCAAGGTGAGCACCCGGCATCGGTACAATCGATCGAATATGTAATAGTCGATAAGCGGAATCTGCCGGATCAACAGCAGCTTATCTTTGCGCGCTTAGCAGCGGCCGGGTTTAGCGAAAGGTTCAATAAGGAAGATATTGTAGTGCTTAGCAGAAAATAG
- a CDS encoding class E sortase, translating into MAIQNKNRVVLRISGLSLIATGALILTMLFSTDLSSIISQKRLSDEWNTMERHSKQPTTSSTMRVGIIPPCILETPTAHKRTATKQLPERIETPDLAQKRLNREKAQGLGLRTTVHHKAVAHLSPFARIEIPKINLDAIVVQGVDDAALALGPGHMEETAWPGDVGNMVISGHRVTHSHPFYYINELKSGDPIHVYNRDRERFTYYVQEQKVVVPTDLSVIEPASDKTLTLSTCNPRFSAATRLIIVAKMPLVDLP; encoded by the coding sequence ATGGCGATTCAGAACAAAAATAGGGTAGTACTTCGCATATCGGGACTGTCGCTGATCGCGACGGGAGCGCTCATTCTTACGATGCTGTTTTCCACCGACCTCTCCTCGATCATCAGCCAAAAACGCCTCTCCGATGAGTGGAATACGATGGAGCGCCATTCCAAACAGCCGACCACCTCATCCACCATGCGCGTCGGTATCATCCCTCCATGTATCCTCGAAACACCGACGGCACATAAACGCACAGCAACTAAGCAGCTACCGGAGAGGATAGAAACACCGGACCTAGCACAAAAGCGGCTTAACCGTGAAAAGGCTCAGGGGTTGGGGTTGCGCACCACCGTGCATCACAAAGCCGTAGCGCACCTATCGCCGTTTGCCCGTATTGAAATTCCAAAGATTAATCTCGATGCTATCGTTGTTCAAGGTGTTGACGATGCAGCGCTCGCCCTTGGTCCTGGGCACATGGAAGAAACCGCATGGCCGGGCGATGTCGGCAACATGGTTATTTCGGGACACCGCGTGACCCACAGCCACCCGTTTTACTATATTAACGAGCTGAAGTCCGGTGATCCTATCCATGTCTACAATCGTGATAGAGAGCGTTTTACCTACTACGTGCAGGAACAGAAAGTGGTCGTGCCTACGGATCTAAGCGTTATCGAACCGGCCAGCGATAAAACTCTCACACTATCCACGTGCAACCCACGCTTTAGTGCGGCAACACGCCTGATTATCGTCGCCAAGATGCCGCTTGTAGATCTGCCGTAA
- a CDS encoding adenylosuccinate synthase, translating into MPATVIIGTQWGDEGKGKVTDLLARDMDMVVRYQGGHNAGHTIIADGHELKLHLLPSGVLFPHIQSVIASGLVIDPKALITELDQLKSIGLSEPNLIISGNAHLIMPYHRVLDQASELVLGKSKIGTTGLGIGPAYSDKAARVGLRMQDLLDMKIFRTKLDMALELKNQIITKVYGLEPLDAKAIADEYHAYAERLQGLIGDTVWAINTALGEGKNVLFEGAQGTMLDLDYGTYPFVTSSSPIAGGACVGAGVSPTQITRIIGITKAYTTRVGSGPFPTELVDETGECMRKEGYEYGTTTGRARRCGWFDGMVLKYSAAISGLTDIALTKLDVLSHFPTIKVCVGYEFEGEVYDHMPYHQTVFHKCTPIYEEHEGWQTDITGATSFEQLPKAAQNYVNRLQEIIGVPITFISVGPDRNQTILAKGSFVKG; encoded by the coding sequence ATGCCTGCAACAGTTATCATCGGGACGCAATGGGGAGATGAGGGAAAAGGTAAAGTAACCGACCTCTTAGCCCGCGACATGGATATGGTCGTTCGCTATCAGGGCGGTCATAACGCCGGGCATACCATTATCGCCGATGGCCATGAGCTTAAGCTCCATCTCCTGCCATCGGGTGTCCTGTTCCCGCACATTCAATCGGTGATCGCATCGGGGCTGGTTATCGACCCCAAAGCGCTGATTACGGAGCTCGATCAACTCAAAAGTATCGGCCTAAGCGAACCGAACCTTATTATCAGCGGCAATGCGCACCTGATCATGCCGTATCACCGGGTGCTCGACCAGGCCTCCGAGCTCGTGCTCGGTAAATCAAAGATCGGCACAACCGGCCTAGGTATCGGTCCGGCGTACTCCGATAAGGCGGCGCGGGTTGGTTTGCGCATGCAAGATCTACTCGATATGAAGATCTTTCGCACGAAACTCGATATGGCGCTCGAGCTTAAGAACCAGATAATCACCAAGGTCTACGGCTTAGAGCCACTGGACGCAAAGGCAATTGCAGATGAATACCATGCCTATGCCGAGCGGCTGCAAGGCTTGATCGGGGACACGGTATGGGCGATCAATACCGCTCTCGGAGAAGGCAAAAACGTATTGTTTGAAGGTGCGCAGGGCACGATGCTTGATTTGGATTACGGTACGTACCCGTTTGTGACGTCGTCATCCCCCATAGCCGGTGGCGCGTGTGTCGGCGCGGGCGTGAGCCCCACGCAGATCACGCGGATTATCGGCATCACCAAAGCTTACACCACGCGCGTCGGATCTGGACCATTTCCGACGGAACTCGTGGATGAAACCGGCGAGTGTATGCGCAAAGAGGGCTACGAGTACGGTACGACTACGGGGCGGGCGCGCCGTTGCGGCTGGTTCGACGGCATGGTTCTTAAATACTCTGCCGCAATTAGCGGCCTTACCGATATTGCGCTGACCAAACTCGATGTGCTCTCGCATTTTCCAACGATTAAGGTATGCGTCGGCTATGAGTTCGAGGGCGAGGTATACGACCATATGCCATATCACCAGACGGTGTTTCATAAGTGCACACCGATTTACGAGGAGCATGAGGGGTGGCAGACCGATATCACCGGAGCCACGTCGTTTGAACAGCTCCCGAAGGCGGCACAGAACTATGTTAACCGTTTACAAGAAATCATCGGCGTGCCGATCACCTTCATTTCAGTCGGCCCCGATAGGAACCAGACGATTTTAGCAAAAGGCTCGTTTGTAAAAGGTTAG
- a CDS encoding NAD(P)/FAD-dependent oxidoreductase produces MADYDVIIIGSGPAGIFAALELSKDGGPRVLIIEKGPDIKKRKCPERKTGRCAHCVPCRITSGWGGAGAFSDGKLTLSTGVGGWLGEYVGVGELENLIEYADGVYREFGAPAEVYGTDDEKIRELQRRAVQADMRLIPQRVRHIGSDRALDILKLMKDRLESHIDIMTGTKVTHILTDDVRVNGVQIDDGTQILADYVIVAPGREGADWLNKEARRLGLQPANNAVDIGVRVELPEVIMEPLTRDTYEPKLIYTSKRFQDQVRTFCVCPYGVVASESTDGIVTVNGHSYAEKKTENTNFALLVSTVFTEPFNEPIGYGKYIARLANLLGDGIIVQRLGDLLDGRRSTPERIARGTTVPTFVDATPGDLSFVLPYRYISDITEMLSALDTLAPGVNSRNTLLYGVEVKFYSSRLKLSHTLESEIDNLYAIGDGAGITRGLMQSSASGVVAARSIIRSLAGRK; encoded by the coding sequence ATGGCAGATTATGATGTCATCATTATCGGCAGCGGCCCGGCCGGCATTTTTGCCGCACTTGAGCTCTCCAAAGACGGAGGGCCGCGCGTGCTTATCATTGAAAAAGGGCCTGACATTAAGAAACGTAAGTGCCCGGAGCGTAAAACCGGTAGATGCGCACACTGTGTGCCGTGCCGTATTACCTCCGGTTGGGGCGGTGCCGGTGCGTTTAGCGATGGCAAACTGACGCTCTCAACAGGTGTCGGCGGTTGGCTTGGCGAGTACGTTGGCGTGGGTGAGCTTGAAAATCTCATAGAGTATGCGGATGGCGTCTACCGTGAGTTCGGCGCACCGGCTGAGGTGTACGGCACCGATGACGAGAAGATCCGCGAATTGCAGCGCCGCGCAGTACAAGCGGATATGCGACTCATACCGCAACGGGTGCGCCACATCGGTTCAGACCGTGCACTCGATATCCTGAAGCTGATGAAGGATCGCCTTGAATCGCACATCGATATCATGACCGGCACAAAAGTCACCCACATACTCACGGATGATGTGCGGGTTAACGGGGTTCAAATCGATGACGGAACGCAGATTTTAGCCGATTACGTTATCGTTGCTCCGGGCCGGGAAGGCGCGGACTGGCTTAACAAAGAAGCCCGCCGCCTGGGTTTGCAGCCCGCTAATAATGCGGTTGACATCGGTGTTCGGGTAGAGCTCCCGGAGGTTATTATGGAGCCGCTAACGCGCGACACCTACGAGCCGAAGCTCATCTACACGTCAAAGCGATTCCAGGATCAGGTACGCACATTTTGCGTGTGCCCCTATGGCGTTGTGGCATCAGAGTCAACCGATGGCATCGTCACGGTAAACGGTCACAGCTACGCCGAGAAAAAGACCGAGAATACGAATTTTGCGCTGCTGGTAAGCACAGTTTTCACCGAACCGTTTAATGAGCCGATTGGCTACGGCAAGTACATCGCTCGCTTGGCAAATCTTCTCGGGGACGGTATTATTGTGCAGCGGCTTGGCGACCTGCTCGACGGGCGCCGTTCAACACCGGAACGCATTGCACGGGGTACCACAGTACCCACATTTGTCGATGCGACGCCGGGCGATCTGAGTTTTGTGTTGCCTTACCGGTATATATCTGATATTACTGAGATGCTCTCTGCACTCGATACGCTCGCGCCGGGGGTTAACTCGAGAAACACATTACTCTATGGTGTCGAGGTTAAGTTTTATTCATCGCGCCTCAAGCTGTCGCACACGCTTGAGAGTGAAATAGATAATCTCTACGCGATTGGTGACGGCGCCGGCATTACACGGGGGCTTATGCAGTCCTCGGCCAGCGGAGTAGTCGCCGCTCGTTCAATTATACGTTCACTAGCCGGGAGGAAATAA
- a CDS encoding S-layer homology domain-containing protein, protein MQKLNVYKFDEATQHWVYCPSKVDSQTKTITFATHTFSNYTIMEHAISFNDIKKHWAQDAIELMASKYVANGMPSGKFIPEGNITRAEFAAMLVRGQC, encoded by the coding sequence GTGCAAAAGCTGAACGTATACAAGTTTGACGAGGCGACACAACACTGGGTCTACTGCCCAAGCAAAGTTGATAGTCAAACAAAAACAATTACGTTCGCGACGCACACATTCAGTAATTATACGATCATGGAACACGCGATATCATTTAACGATATCAAGAAGCATTGGGCTCAAGATGCAATCGAGCTTATGGCATCAAAATATGTAGCAAACGGGATGCCTTCCGGCAAATTCATTCCCGAGGGCAATATAACACGGGCGGAATTTGCCGCTATGCTGGTACGCGGGCAGTGTTGA
- a CDS encoding S-layer homology domain-containing protein, whose product MPLCWYAGSVEAAAQAGIINGRNGYFFPNSMIIREEFAAMIMRALAKTGTSTSITAAGQERLLCPFKDV is encoded by the coding sequence TTGCCGCTATGCTGGTACGCGGGCAGTGTTGAGGCTGCCGCCCAAGCCGGGATCATCAACGGAAGAAACGGGTACTTCTTCCCGAATAGTATGATTATCCGTGAGGAGTTTGCCGCCATGATCATGCGCGCGCTCGCCAAAACCGGCACAAGCACCTCAATCACCGCTGCCGGGCAAGAGCGACTCTTATGCCCGTTTAAAGATGTATAA
- a CDS encoding hydrogenase maturation protease → MKQTVIIGYGNPLRGDDGIGWQVAERLAGKLDEHDTTVMMLHQLTPEIAEAVSRAHRVIFIDASIEDAPGEVSINAILPASPDTLESHSLSPQGILALANTLYDAHPEAVLITVGADSLDHSDQLSPKVEAAITDVIDLIKVMVVGVVLMPEAKVERPS, encoded by the coding sequence ATGAAGCAGACCGTGATTATAGGGTACGGAAATCCGCTCCGTGGCGATGACGGAATCGGCTGGCAAGTCGCCGAGCGTCTTGCGGGCAAACTGGATGAGCATGATACGACTGTCATGATGTTGCACCAGCTCACGCCGGAGATTGCTGAAGCTGTTAGCCGAGCCCACCGCGTAATATTCATCGATGCAAGCATTGAGGATGCGCCCGGCGAGGTGTCGATAAACGCGATTTTGCCGGCGTCGCCCGATACCCTCGAATCCCATAGCTTGAGCCCGCAGGGGATCCTGGCGCTTGCAAACACCCTCTACGATGCGCACCCGGAAGCCGTATTGATAACGGTCGGTGCGGATTCGTTAGATCATAGCGATCAGCTCTCGCCAAAAGTGGAAGCTGCCATTACCGATGTGATCGACCTGATTAAGGTAATGGTTGTGGGGGTTGTGCTCATGCCCGAAGCGAAGGTAGAACGACCATCGTGA